One genomic segment of Petrotoga olearia DSM 13574 includes these proteins:
- the prfB gene encoding peptide chain release factor 2, whose amino-acid sequence MIEYETKVKIDELKENFEDLKGIFGIEEAEEEVKKLDKEMMEPNFWNDQNRAKKISKMAQNLKDEIDEFKKLQNDFEELEIAVELSEDDPSMTAQVESILKVIEKKIGSFRLRMLLSEEYDDANAFISLHPGAGGTESQDWASMLLRMYTRWADKNNYDIETVDFQEGDEAGIKSATIKISGPYVYGKLKYESGVHRLVRISPFDANGRRHTSFASISVMPEFDENVEIEINPDDLKIDTYRSGGAGGQHVNKTDSAVRITHLPTGIVVAVQNERSQHQNKATALKILKAKLYELEQQKNLEEKLKLRGEIKDISWGNQIRSYVLYPYTLVKDLRTDYETSNAQAVLDGEIDEFIEEELLFFAKYK is encoded by the coding sequence ATGATAGAATACGAAACGAAAGTAAAAATAGATGAGTTGAAAGAAAATTTTGAGGATTTAAAAGGAATTTTTGGTATAGAAGAAGCAGAAGAAGAAGTTAAAAAACTTGACAAAGAAATGATGGAACCAAACTTTTGGAATGATCAAAACAGGGCTAAAAAGATCTCCAAAATGGCACAAAATTTAAAAGATGAAATTGATGAATTCAAAAAATTGCAGAACGATTTTGAAGAATTAGAAATAGCGGTTGAATTATCAGAGGATGATCCATCAATGACCGCCCAAGTTGAATCGATTTTAAAAGTAATTGAAAAAAAGATCGGTTCTTTTCGTCTAAGGATGTTATTATCGGAAGAATATGATGATGCAAACGCCTTTATTAGCCTACATCCAGGTGCAGGTGGAACAGAATCACAGGATTGGGCATCTATGTTACTGAGAATGTACACTCGATGGGCAGATAAAAATAATTATGATATCGAAACGGTAGACTTCCAAGAGGGAGATGAAGCCGGAATAAAAAGCGCAACAATCAAAATTTCAGGCCCCTATGTCTACGGTAAATTAAAGTATGAAAGTGGTGTCCATCGACTCGTGAGAATTTCTCCCTTTGACGCTAATGGAAGACGACACACTTCTTTTGCATCGATATCCGTGATGCCAGAATTTGACGAAAATGTTGAAATAGAAATAAATCCAGATGATTTGAAAATAGATACTTATAGATCTGGTGGAGCAGGTGGCCAACATGTTAATAAAACTGATTCAGCGGTTAGGATTACTCATTTACCGACAGGTATAGTGGTAGCGGTACAAAACGAACGTTCACAACATCAAAACAAAGCCACCGCTTTAAAAATTTTAAAAGCAAAATTATATGAGTTAGAACAGCAAAAAAATTTAGAAGAAAAATTAAAATTACGTGGTGAAATAAAGGATATTTCCTGGGGTAATCAGATTAGATCTTACGTTTTATATCCTTATACTTTGGTTAAAGACCTAAGAACAGATTACGAAACCTCTAACGCTCAAGCTGTATTGGATGGGGAAATAGATGAATTCATAGAAGAAGAACTGTTATTCTTCGCAAAATATAAGTAA
- the rsmH gene encoding 16S rRNA (cytosine(1402)-N(4))-methyltransferase RsmH, with protein sequence MVRKYNDFHKSVMVEEILSYLITKKDGVYVDCTAGEGGHIKAILEFTNSKAKIIGVDVDYEVLEIAEQRLKDLSDNVVLIKSSYKDIDIVLRGLDIDKVDGFLMDLGVSTFQLKGENRGFTFTKDEPLDMRMDTEAKKDAAYIVNNYSQEELRRIIFEYGEEKRFAYSISKSIIKSRPINTTQDLVSAIRKGLPSSITHDRHRHFATKTFQALRIEVNEELKNIEETLVKFENFLNTGARVAVISFHSLEDRIIKNFFKNNERYNFLTPKPILPSQEEIKYNSRSRSAKLRVAEYIGV encoded by the coding sequence ATAGTAAGAAAATACAATGATTTTCATAAAAGTGTAATGGTTGAGGAAATCTTATCCTATTTGATAACTAAAAAAGATGGTGTTTATGTGGATTGTACCGCTGGTGAAGGAGGACATATAAAAGCTATTTTAGAATTCACCAATAGCAAAGCTAAAATAATTGGCGTCGATGTGGATTATGAGGTATTGGAAATCGCAGAACAAAGATTAAAAGATTTATCGGATAATGTGGTATTGATTAAATCTTCTTATAAAGATATAGATATTGTTTTAAGGGGATTAGATATTGATAAAGTTGATGGTTTTTTAATGGATTTAGGAGTTTCTACTTTTCAACTAAAAGGTGAAAATAGAGGGTTTACTTTTACTAAAGACGAACCGTTAGACATGAGAATGGATACCGAAGCGAAGAAAGATGCTGCATACATAGTCAATAATTATTCACAAGAAGAGCTCAGACGTATCATTTTTGAGTATGGAGAAGAAAAAAGGTTTGCTTACAGTATTTCAAAAAGTATTATAAAAAGCAGGCCTATAAACACTACACAAGATTTAGTGAGTGCCATAAGGAAAGGGTTACCTAGTTCAATAACGCACGACAGGCACAGACATTTTGCCACAAAAACTTTTCAAGCTCTGAGAATAGAAGTTAATGAAGAATTGAAAAACATCGAAGAAACCCTTGTTAAATTTGAAAATTTTTTAAATACAGGAGCAAGAGTAGCTGTAATAAGCTTTCATTCTTTGGAAGATAGGATCATTAAAAATTTTTTTAAAAATAATGAAAGATATAATTTCCTCACTCCCAAACCTATTTTACCTTCTCAAGAAGAAATAAAATATAATTCAAGAAGCAGAAGTGCGAAATTGAGAGTGGCCGAGTATATAGGGGTTTAA
- a CDS encoding penicillin-binding transpeptidase domain-containing protein has product MKRKWLIFTFLFLSGYIFLITITFVYNNSLEKDFNEFSTSLENNKYSELVDSKGNMIVYNQEKYEAWVDLGFMKSRNDFKKNKYLLNQRFSDDEIETIKFLKWGTYDTYEEAYIDLGILNKYARIYPVTHRVYNELFSLDLLIGKTNRTTYGIEPFLLENGILNSQKTISLSIDLKMQQIAYEELLNTVKKESAEGGIVVVMESKTGKIKSSVSLYPWNIAYMGYIEPGSTLKPLLISTALDEHIINPNDKFYSGYEYYPTGKKNFKVTESQGYGMGEVGLRETLTYSSNIAIAQIMEKILEEFSNQWLYQKLLTYGFGKKTGIEFKGEINGVVPYPDDWYEITPFQIALGQGIGITPIQLISAFNVIPNDGKYVKPTFLEVKEISERQVISEPTAKIVKEWLSYTVTEGTARKAYKEGLRIGGKTGTAQKAESGIGYIEGSYYSLFVGFYPVVDPIYTAVVVIDNPKEEFYGGEVAAPVLTNIFYRYSKEKESSAFDNQKVFYQDIMPDLIGYPITEAHNILLNLGIKEKNLIITGNGNTVVSQSVPPYKYLSDQEIIQLHTID; this is encoded by the coding sequence ATGAAACGCAAATGGTTAATTTTCACCTTCCTTTTTCTTTCAGGATATATTTTTCTTATCACCATTACTTTTGTGTATAATAACTCTTTGGAAAAGGACTTTAACGAATTTTCAACCTCTCTAGAAAATAATAAATACTCAGAACTTGTGGATTCTAAGGGAAATATGATTGTATACAACCAAGAAAAATACGAAGCTTGGGTAGATTTAGGTTTTATGAAATCACGAAACGATTTTAAAAAAAACAAATATTTATTGAATCAAAGGTTTAGTGACGATGAAATAGAAACCATTAAGTTTTTAAAATGGGGAACTTATGATACTTATGAAGAGGCTTATATCGATCTTGGAATTTTAAACAAATACGCGAGAATATATCCTGTTACTCACCGCGTTTACAATGAATTATTTTCTCTTGATCTACTAATCGGAAAAACTAATAGAACCACCTATGGAATCGAACCTTTTTTATTAGAGAATGGGATTTTAAACAGTCAAAAAACAATCAGTTTAAGTATAGATTTGAAAATGCAGCAAATAGCCTATGAAGAACTTCTAAATACCGTAAAAAAAGAATCCGCAGAAGGCGGAATTGTTGTAGTTATGGAGAGCAAGACCGGTAAAATTAAATCAAGTGTTTCGCTTTATCCCTGGAATATTGCTTATATGGGATATATAGAACCAGGGTCCACACTTAAACCGTTATTAATTTCTACAGCACTGGATGAACATATTATAAATCCTAACGATAAATTTTATTCTGGCTACGAGTATTATCCTACAGGTAAAAAAAATTTCAAGGTAACCGAATCCCAAGGTTATGGAATGGGAGAAGTTGGCCTTAGGGAAACTCTAACCTATTCCTCAAATATAGCGATCGCTCAGATAATGGAAAAAATACTTGAAGAATTTTCTAATCAATGGCTCTACCAAAAACTTTTGACCTATGGTTTTGGGAAAAAAACAGGAATAGAATTCAAAGGTGAAATCAACGGTGTAGTCCCTTATCCGGATGATTGGTATGAAATAACGCCTTTTCAGATTGCTCTGGGTCAGGGAATAGGGATCACACCTATACAGTTAATATCGGCCTTTAACGTGATCCCCAACGATGGGAAGTATGTAAAGCCCACTTTTTTAGAAGTAAAAGAAATCTCAGAAAGGCAAGTGATATCTGAACCTACCGCCAAAATAGTGAAAGAGTGGTTAAGTTATACAGTTACAGAAGGAACTGCCCGAAAAGCTTATAAAGAAGGGTTGAGAATCGGTGGAAAAACCGGCACGGCCCAAAAGGCGGAAAGCGGCATAGGATACATTGAAGGTAGTTATTATTCTTTGTTTGTTGGTTTTTATCCGGTTGTTGATCCTATATATACTGCTGTAGTTGTTATCGATAATCCTAAAGAAGAATTTTATGGTGGAGAAGTAGCTGCACCTGTTTTAACTAACATTTTTTATAGATATTCCAAAGAAAAAGAAAGTAGCGCATTCGATAATCAAAAAGTTTTTTATCAAGATATTATGCCAGATTTGATTGGTTATCCTATAACCGAAGCTCACAACATTCTGTTGAACTTAGGAATAAAAGAAAAAAACCTAATAATCACTGGTAATGGGAACACCGTTGTTTCACAATCTGTTCCACCATATAAGTATCTAAGCGATCAAGAAATCATTCAACTTCACACAATCGACTGA
- a CDS encoding DNA polymerase III subunit delta, protein MQKIFILGNSTIQKRIRIEEIIEKSPSAEIVTLSPENYVDEDINNLFTMGSIFSTNRIIIISDFDSFKIPYQEKISTLLKNYENSFEGILILDSQKENKYLKEINFDKKIEAMVPPPWKDELWIGMVKDLAGKLNKQLSNETAEKIIQFVGKNEDLLYEEIKKLSIYSDTEIISIKDVEDVSTYFSTANYEELCYDLATKRLPHSLIKLQLMVKSSLFSPIALANYLYRYFLDLYAVILNTERKTTYNWSEIVKISKESMVSQQRVASFLGFNFKNEKVKKTNVEKLYSTSSIEKIIINLEELDRSLKIGGEPKVLFPKLFEEICSSNL, encoded by the coding sequence TTGCAAAAAATATTTATATTAGGGAATTCAACCATACAAAAAAGAATCAGAATCGAAGAAATTATTGAAAAATCCCCAAGTGCTGAAATAGTTACATTATCACCTGAAAATTATGTAGATGAAGACATCAACAATCTTTTCACTATGGGAAGTATCTTTTCCACAAATAGAATCATAATAATTTCAGATTTTGATTCCTTTAAAATCCCTTATCAAGAAAAGATCTCCACCTTACTGAAAAATTATGAAAATTCTTTTGAAGGTATTCTCATTTTGGATAGTCAAAAGGAAAATAAATATCTAAAAGAAATAAATTTCGATAAAAAAATAGAGGCGATGGTTCCCCCCCCTTGGAAAGATGAATTGTGGATAGGCATGGTTAAGGATTTAGCAGGCAAGTTAAACAAACAATTAAGTAACGAAACAGCCGAGAAAATTATACAATTCGTTGGAAAAAATGAGGATTTGTTGTATGAGGAAATTAAAAAGCTCTCCATATATTCCGATACTGAGATTATATCTATAAAAGACGTGGAAGATGTTTCTACTTATTTTTCTACAGCGAACTACGAAGAACTTTGCTATGATTTAGCAACAAAGAGATTACCACATTCACTAATAAAGCTGCAATTGATGGTAAAATCTTCTTTATTCTCCCCAATTGCTTTAGCAAATTATTTATACAGGTACTTTTTGGATTTATATGCGGTGATACTAAATACGGAAAGAAAGACAACCTACAATTGGTCTGAAATCGTAAAAATCAGTAAAGAAAGCATGGTTTCACAGCAAAGAGTAGCTTCCTTCTTAGGGTTCAATTTTAAAAACGAAAAAGTAAAAAAAACCAACGTTGAGAAACTCTACTCTACTTCTTCAATCGAAAAAATAATAATTAATCTCGAAGAATTGGATAGATCCTTAAAAATAGGTGGTGAACCAAAAGTACTCTTCCCAAAATTATTTGAAGAAATATGTTCATCGAATCTATGA
- a CDS encoding GAF domain-containing sensor histidine kinase, with product MQKEVENGFFMETFQEMVDLLQEINWDESEKDFLTKLLKIAIKIIPEAEYGSIWLIRGALYEAIVGIGYDQDLIKKMVVPFNESYVSLHMDRDLIEVQNILDYNSPETDLYKISKKLHKETNQMVTLISALKNKDSVIGHIYIDSFHVDSFDDYSKKMLRMFSNLASIFLTLKILRDSEKETIETNSNYLSFISHELRTPLTSIIGFAETILNNEDLEKDEMKSIVKKMLFSAKHMNSLLDDISTFNKLNREKRLNLEKLNLKKLLYEVLSMLEPTASPDVEINLNFPVDIPVDIETDETKLNQILVNVIGNAMKYTTEGSINILVGYENHTKHFVIEVKDTGPGIPEDKLKDIFRPFFRVSKDKPGSGLGLAIVKKNLEMLKGSVEVNSKLGEGTTFVIKIPQSISSIVNKC from the coding sequence ATGCAAAAAGAAGTAGAAAATGGATTTTTTATGGAAACTTTTCAAGAAATGGTGGATCTTTTGCAAGAAATAAATTGGGACGAAAGTGAAAAAGATTTTCTAACAAAGCTGTTAAAAATTGCTATAAAGATCATACCAGAAGCTGAATACGGTTCTATTTGGCTAATTAGGGGCGCATTATATGAAGCCATAGTTGGAATTGGCTACGATCAAGATTTAATTAAAAAAATGGTTGTCCCCTTCAATGAATCATACGTAAGCCTACATATGGATAGAGATTTAATAGAAGTTCAAAATATTTTGGATTACAATTCCCCTGAAACTGATTTGTATAAAATCAGCAAAAAATTACACAAAGAAACGAATCAAATGGTCACTTTAATTTCCGCTTTAAAAAATAAAGACAGTGTAATAGGACACATATATATAGATAGTTTCCATGTTGATTCTTTCGATGATTATTCAAAAAAAATGCTTAGAATGTTCAGCAATTTAGCATCTATTTTTTTGACTTTGAAAATCCTTCGGGATTCAGAAAAAGAAACGATAGAAACGAATTCTAATTATTTGAGTTTTATTAGTCATGAGTTGAGAACACCTTTGACTTCAATTATAGGATTTGCTGAAACTATATTGAATAATGAAGATTTAGAAAAAGATGAGATGAAAAGTATTGTAAAAAAGATGCTATTTTCTGCTAAGCATATGAACTCACTTTTAGACGATATTTCAACTTTCAACAAGTTGAATAGAGAGAAGAGATTGAATTTAGAAAAATTAAATTTAAAAAAGTTATTGTATGAAGTTTTATCAATGTTAGAACCTACCGCATCCCCCGATGTTGAAATAAACCTTAACTTTCCGGTTGATATTCCAGTAGATATTGAAACAGATGAGACTAAATTAAATCAGATCTTAGTAAATGTAATAGGAAACGCAATGAAATATACCACAGAAGGTTCAATAAATATCCTCGTAGGTTACGAAAACCATACAAAACATTTTGTTATAGAGGTAAAAGATACAGGGCCTGGGATTCCAGAAGATAAGTTAAAAGATATATTTAGGCCATTTTTTAGGGTTTCTAAAGATAAGCCAGGAAGTGGGTTAGGTTTAGCGATCGTAAAAAAGAATCTTGAAATGCTCAAAGGAAGTGTGGAGGTAAACTCAAAATTAGGTGAAGGGACAACTTTTGTGATAAAAATACCTCAATCTATAAGTAGTATTGTAAATAAGTGCTAA
- the tilS gene encoding tRNA lysidine(34) synthetase TilS, protein MILQDFEKKIFKFIKDYKIFNKYDKILLGVSGGKDSMSLLHVMSKLSKAMGFEISVAHLNHCMREEADSDESFVRQACGKLKIPFFSKKVDVFTYSKENKVGVEVAGRNLRYEFFYETLRKLSYNKIATAHHMDDLFETMIYRILRGTGIYGLGGLIPIEEEITKPMLCVDLEEIKNYVTINNIEYVEDKYNYSLDYARNKIRYEITPFFKKINPRYKESFFRLAKIIWSYREEVKRKFEERSEIGKELLKLKLENDFFDAETLRIAFLKFGKYPPNMEETEKIIKMRNGGVRNINGLSITKKSDTLLVKI, encoded by the coding sequence GTGATACTCCAAGATTTTGAGAAAAAAATATTTAAATTTATAAAAGACTATAAAATTTTTAACAAATATGATAAAATTCTATTAGGAGTTTCCGGCGGGAAAGATTCAATGTCTTTGCTTCATGTGATGTCAAAATTATCGAAAGCAATGGGATTTGAAATATCTGTAGCCCATTTAAACCACTGTATGAGAGAAGAAGCCGATAGTGACGAATCCTTTGTGAGACAAGCTTGTGGGAAACTAAAGATACCCTTTTTTTCGAAAAAAGTGGATGTTTTTACATACTCAAAAGAAAACAAGGTTGGCGTTGAAGTAGCGGGAAGAAACTTAAGGTATGAGTTTTTTTATGAAACATTAAGAAAATTAAGTTATAATAAAATAGCAACCGCGCATCATATGGATGATTTATTTGAAACAATGATTTACAGAATTTTGAGAGGGACCGGAATATATGGATTAGGCGGTTTAATCCCTATAGAAGAAGAAATAACAAAACCAATGTTATGTGTCGACTTGGAAGAAATCAAAAATTATGTTACAATTAATAATATAGAGTATGTGGAAGATAAGTACAATTATTCTTTGGATTATGCTAGAAATAAAATAAGATATGAAATTACCCCTTTTTTTAAGAAGATCAATCCAAGGTACAAAGAAAGTTTCTTTAGACTTGCAAAAATCATCTGGAGTTACAGGGAAGAAGTTAAAAGAAAGTTTGAAGAAAGAAGTGAGATAGGAAAAGAGTTGTTAAAATTAAAATTAGAAAATGATTTTTTTGATGCGGAAACATTAAGAATTGCCTTTTTGAAGTTTGGTAAATATCCGCCAAATATGGAGGAAACAGAGAAAATTATAAAAATGCGCAATGGCGGAGTAAGAAATATAAACGGACTAAGTATAACGAAAAAAAGCGATACTCTACTTGTTAAAATTTGA
- the ftsH gene encoding ATP-dependent zinc metalloprotease FtsH translates to MQNKRNQPRVFWLLLIYITIGIFIYVGVNSLIGTQDVSKIEYSELVQMLEDKKIVSLEIEDSGYARAKDQRGLYYETYAPNLLSDQQYVYGLANQGIEIKYVRSLENSWWISILTFLLPVFLLIFLFTLLFRSSAGGANQGMNFIKSPAKKYDPKKTRTTFKDVAGVKEAKEELTDVVKFLKDPKAFNRLGARMPKGVLLVGEPGTGKTLLARAVAGEADVPFFYISGSDFVELFVGVGAARVRDLFNQAKANAPAIIFIDEIDAVGRQRGAGLGGGHDEREQTLNSILVEMDGFDPSIGIIVMAATNRPDVLDKALLRPGRFDKKVVIDRPDAEGRKEILKIHFRGKKIAPDVDLEVLARATPGFVGADLENLVNEAALLAARNGEKFITMKDCEEAIERVIVGPERKTRVLSDQEKEVVAYHELGHAILGTFLPNADPVHKVTIIPRGYAALGYTLQLPSEDRYLMNKSEILDDIAVMLAGRAAEEIIFDEITSGAENDLKRATEMARRMVESFGMSEKIGPVAWASESEETFLARELFREKNYSDETAKELDSEVKQIINKSYEKAKSILLENKEKLQLIAQYLLKKETITGEELSELLRKDTDDLKEYIEHFGVSPTREEEKVVNYEYLSRENNLIERKGI, encoded by the coding sequence TTGCAAAACAAAAGAAACCAACCTAGAGTTTTTTGGCTATTATTAATATATATAACAATAGGTATTTTTATATACGTTGGAGTCAACAGCCTTATCGGTACTCAAGATGTTTCAAAAATAGAATATAGTGAGTTAGTTCAAATGTTGGAAGATAAAAAGATTGTTTCTTTAGAAATAGAAGACTCTGGTTATGCTAGAGCAAAAGATCAAAGAGGGCTTTATTACGAGACATATGCTCCTAATCTTTTATCGGACCAACAGTATGTTTATGGACTTGCAAACCAAGGGATAGAGATTAAATATGTCAGAAGCTTAGAAAATAGTTGGTGGATTTCTATCTTAACGTTTCTTTTGCCTGTCTTTTTACTTATTTTTCTTTTCACCCTTTTGTTTCGATCAAGTGCGGGCGGTGCAAATCAAGGTATGAATTTTATAAAAAGCCCTGCCAAAAAATATGATCCCAAAAAAACCCGCACCACTTTTAAGGACGTTGCAGGGGTTAAGGAAGCGAAAGAAGAATTAACAGATGTTGTAAAATTTTTGAAAGATCCAAAGGCTTTTAATAGGCTCGGAGCTAGAATGCCAAAAGGTGTACTTTTAGTAGGGGAACCAGGCACAGGTAAAACTTTACTCGCCAGAGCGGTGGCTGGAGAGGCGGATGTCCCATTTTTTTATATTAGTGGTTCTGATTTTGTTGAACTTTTTGTTGGAGTAGGAGCAGCAAGAGTTCGAGATCTTTTCAACCAAGCTAAGGCTAACGCACCTGCTATTATTTTTATTGATGAAATAGACGCGGTAGGTAGACAAAGGGGAGCAGGTCTGGGAGGAGGTCATGATGAAAGGGAGCAAACCCTTAACTCCATCTTAGTGGAAATGGATGGATTCGATCCAAGTATTGGAATAATAGTTATGGCAGCCACAAATAGACCTGATGTTCTAGACAAAGCTTTGTTAAGACCAGGAAGATTTGATAAAAAAGTGGTAATTGATAGACCTGATGCCGAAGGAAGAAAAGAAATATTAAAGATTCATTTTAGAGGCAAAAAAATAGCACCAGATGTTGATTTAGAAGTGTTAGCCCGAGCTACTCCTGGATTTGTTGGAGCAGATTTAGAAAATTTAGTCAATGAAGCGGCCCTTTTGGCAGCCAGAAATGGGGAAAAGTTCATTACAATGAAGGATTGCGAAGAAGCCATCGAAAGGGTTATAGTTGGTCCAGAGAGGAAAACGCGGGTGCTTTCTGATCAAGAAAAAGAAGTCGTTGCCTATCATGAACTAGGTCATGCTATTTTAGGAACATTCTTACCAAATGCTGACCCTGTACACAAGGTAACCATTATTCCTCGAGGTTACGCGGCCTTAGGGTATACCTTACAGTTACCATCTGAAGATAGGTATCTAATGAATAAATCTGAAATACTCGATGATATTGCAGTAATGTTAGCTGGTAGAGCTGCAGAAGAAATAATATTTGATGAAATAACCAGTGGAGCTGAAAATGATCTAAAGCGAGCTACAGAAATGGCCAGAAGGATGGTAGAAAGTTTTGGCATGAGCGAAAAAATTGGTCCTGTAGCTTGGGCTAGCGAAAGTGAGGAAACTTTTTTAGCACGTGAACTCTTTAGAGAAAAAAACTACTCTGATGAAACTGCAAAAGAACTGGATTCTGAAGTAAAGCAAATAATAAATAAAAGCTATGAAAAGGCTAAATCTATACTGTTAGAAAACAAAGAGAAACTCCAACTCATTGCCCAATATCTTTTGAAAAAAGAAACTATCACAGGAGAGGAACTAAGTGAATTATTACGAAAAGATACAGATGACCTAAAGGAGTATATAGAACATTTTGGTGTATCCCCAACTCGGGAAGAAGAAAAGGTGGTAAATTATGAATACCTTTCTAGAGAAAATAATCTCATTGAAAGGAAAGGAATTTAA
- a CDS encoding thioesterase family protein produces MNTFLEKIISLKGKEFNYSFKVKDESYLWSEDKEVISFHALSTSSLLEEIHKCSYNTIKDLLEKDQVSVVSHSCIDHLSSTPYSFKVFIKLRITDVTYNKVHFQGEAFDEINKIATFELTRNIVSKKILRKNLNHKMESINLSGQISERYT; encoded by the coding sequence ATGAATACCTTTCTAGAGAAAATAATCTCATTGAAAGGAAAGGAATTTAATTATTCCTTTAAGGTAAAAGATGAAAGTTATTTATGGTCAGAAGATAAAGAAGTTATAAGTTTCCATGCTTTAAGCACCTCCTCTCTTTTAGAAGAAATACATAAATGTAGTTATAATACTATAAAAGATCTTTTGGAAAAAGATCAGGTTTCTGTGGTTTCACATAGTTGTATAGATCATCTGTCCTCGACCCCTTATTCTTTTAAGGTATTTATAAAGTTAAGAATAACTGACGTAACCTACAACAAAGTGCATTTTCAGGGAGAAGCATTTGATGAAATCAACAAAATTGCAACTTTTGAATTAACTCGAAATATTGTTTCCAAAAAGATTCTAAGAAAAAACTTAAATCACAAAATGGAGAGCATTAATTTGTCGGGACAAATTTCTGAACGTTACACCTAA